From the Accumulibacter sp. genome, one window contains:
- a CDS encoding alpha/beta hydrolase, producing the protein MYEPHQWYELGLLRSPGWLRLALEMRAGWEYGASIAATPLLSMAPSGDGHPVLVFPGLITGDLSTLPLRNYLRSRGYAVYPWGLGINRGPRDGVIDACLALLDRLAREHGRSLSLVGWSLGGIYARELAKARPDVVRQVITMGTPFTGHPKATNAWRIYEWATGHKIGAPDIHEPLRTPPPVPTTSIFSRSDGVVAWQCSLERDSPHTDNIEVQASHLGMGMNPLTLYAIADRLAQAEDAWQPFDRSGFRSYLYPDPRRRARY; encoded by the coding sequence ATGTACGAGCCGCATCAGTGGTATGAACTCGGTCTCCTGCGCTCGCCCGGATGGCTGCGGCTGGCGCTCGAGATGCGTGCCGGCTGGGAGTATGGCGCGAGCATCGCGGCGACGCCTTTGCTGAGCATGGCTCCGAGTGGTGACGGCCATCCCGTTCTGGTCTTCCCTGGCCTGATCACCGGCGACCTGTCGACGCTGCCGTTGCGCAACTATCTGCGTAGCCGTGGCTACGCGGTCTACCCATGGGGACTGGGGATCAACCGCGGTCCGCGCGATGGCGTCATCGATGCCTGCCTCGCGCTGCTCGACCGCCTCGCGCGGGAACACGGGCGCTCGCTGAGCCTCGTCGGCTGGAGCCTTGGCGGCATCTACGCGCGCGAGCTGGCCAAGGCGCGACCGGATGTCGTGCGCCAGGTGATCACCATGGGCACTCCGTTCACCGGGCATCCGAAGGCGACGAACGCCTGGCGGATCTACGAGTGGGCGACCGGCCACAAGATCGGCGCGCCGGACATCCATGAACCGCTGCGGACGCCGCCGCCGGTGCCGACGACGTCGATCTTCAGTCGCAGTGACGGTGTCGTCGCCTGGCAGTGCAGCCTCGAGCGCGACAGTCCGCATACCGACAACATCGAGGTGCAGGCGAGCCACCTCGGCATGGGGATGAATCCGCTGACCCTGTACGCGATCGCCGATCGCCTGGCGCAGGCGGAGGATGCCTGGCAGCCGTTCGACCGCTCGGGGTTCAGGAGCTACCTCTACCCCGATCCGCGACGGCGGGCCAGGTACTGA
- a CDS encoding wax ester/triacylglycerol synthase family O-acyltransferase, translating to MSPFFRARLAPLPLHFANPLWVDGGIPDFARHLQRIVLPQPGGVAELHACVAVLHSTVLDRHAPLWQLAIIDGLAAGEVAIYLKVHHAAIDGISGLGLAASIFDDSPDPPPLPSDWRALVGEAERAGTGARLTGALRHTATQSLSLLAQVPSAVRLLAGLIGGRRQPAAEGMRQNLGFGPRTALNGPITAERGFAAVSLPLAGVRAIAERHGATLNDVVLALCSAALRDYLAAHGGVPRKSLLATMPVSLRDAGNTEMTIQATLTLVRLATDVADPLRRLQAVRAAAGAAKALTKRARSIIPTDFPSLGVPWVVGGLASLYGRSGLAAHVPPLANLAISNVPGPRQPLYVAGGRIRACWPLSIVTHGLGLNITLFSYCGSLDFGLTVARAAVPEVQSLATALQAAYVELAQLSDVPPAAGQAQQPRRRTVGARQRPAALPAAARGASRRRSSTGGA from the coding sequence TTGTCGCCCTTCTTCCGTGCCCGGCTGGCGCCCTTGCCGCTGCATTTTGCCAATCCGCTGTGGGTCGATGGCGGGATCCCCGATTTTGCGCGGCATCTGCAGCGGATCGTCCTGCCGCAGCCGGGCGGCGTCGCGGAGCTGCACGCCTGCGTCGCAGTCCTGCACTCGACCGTGCTCGATCGCCACGCTCCGCTGTGGCAGCTGGCGATCATCGACGGGCTGGCTGCTGGCGAGGTGGCGATCTACCTCAAGGTGCATCATGCCGCCATCGATGGCATCTCCGGCCTCGGGCTGGCGGCGTCGATCTTCGACGACAGCCCGGACCCGCCGCCGCTGCCTTCCGACTGGCGGGCGCTGGTTGGCGAGGCGGAGCGTGCCGGCACCGGCGCGCGACTTACCGGCGCCTTGCGCCATACGGCGACGCAGTCGCTCAGCCTGCTGGCGCAGGTGCCGTCCGCCGTGCGACTGCTGGCTGGACTGATCGGCGGGCGGCGTCAGCCAGCGGCAGAAGGGATGCGGCAGAATCTGGGCTTCGGGCCGCGTACCGCACTCAATGGTCCGATCACCGCCGAGCGCGGCTTCGCCGCCGTGTCACTGCCACTCGCCGGGGTCAGGGCCATCGCCGAGCGGCATGGGGCGACGCTGAACGATGTCGTGCTGGCGCTGTGCAGCGCTGCCCTGCGCGATTACCTCGCCGCGCACGGTGGCGTGCCGCGCAAGTCGCTGCTGGCGACGATGCCGGTCTCGCTGCGCGACGCCGGCAACACCGAAATGACGATCCAGGCGACGCTGACGCTGGTCCGCCTGGCGACCGATGTCGCCGATCCGCTGCGCCGACTGCAGGCGGTACGCGCCGCCGCCGGCGCCGCCAAGGCGCTGACGAAGCGTGCCCGATCGATCATTCCGACCGATTTCCCCTCGCTCGGCGTGCCCTGGGTCGTCGGCGGGCTGGCGTCGCTTTACGGGCGTTCGGGACTGGCGGCGCACGTCCCGCCACTGGCCAATCTGGCGATTTCCAACGTGCCGGGTCCGCGGCAGCCGCTCTATGTTGCTGGAGGACGCATCCGTGCCTGCTGGCCGCTGAGCATCGTCACGCACGGTCTCGGGCTCAACATCACGCTCTTCAGCTATTGCGGATCGCTCGATTTCGGCCTGACCGTGGCGCGTGCCGCGGTGCCCGAGGTGCAATCGCTGGCGACGGCACTGCAGGCGGCCTATGTCGAGCTGGCGCAGTTGTCCGACGTGCCGCCGGCAGCCGGGCAGGCGCAGCAGCCCCGGCGCCGCACGGTGGGTGCCCGGCAGCGCCCGGCAGCGCTGCCGGCCGCTGCCCGCGGCGCGTCTCGCCGAAGGTCTTCGACAGGAGGAGCCTGA
- a CDS encoding efflux RND transporter permease subunit — MTGALLALLLTGGTLNVYSQIGLVTLVGLITKHGILIVEFANQLRERGQEMREAVIEASAAVLRLRPILMTTGAMVLGARMPLALARPARRGEPPADRLGDRRRHLLHRHLLHAVRGAAARTV, encoded by the coding sequence ATGACCGGCGCGCTGCTGGCGCTGCTGCTGACCGGCGGCACGCTCAACGTCTATAGCCAGATCGGCCTGGTGACGCTGGTCGGGCTGATCACCAAGCACGGCATCCTGATCGTCGAGTTCGCCAACCAGCTGCGCGAGCGCGGGCAGGAGATGCGCGAGGCGGTGATCGAGGCTTCCGCGGCGGTGCTGCGCCTGCGGCCGATCCTGATGACCACCGGCGCGATGGTGCTGGGCGCGCGGATGCCGCTGGCGCTGGCGCGGCCGGCGCGGCGCGGAGAGCCGCCAGCAGATCGGCTGGGTGATCGTCGGCGGCATCTGCTGCATCGGCACCTTCTTCACGCTGTTCGTGGTGCCGCCGCCCGGACGGTGTAG
- a CDS encoding efflux RND transporter permease subunit has product MVPLANLVRVMRRVSAARTQPLRPARAVTITANLAPGYTMGEALKWMERRRARILPPGYAVDYDGQSREFKLSSESLALTFVLALAFIYLVLAAQFESFRDPLRHHADGAAVDDRRAAGAAADRRHAQRL; this is encoded by the coding sequence ATGGTGCCGCTCGCCAACCTGGTGCGCGTGATGAGACGCGTCAGCGCCGCGCGAACTCAACCACTTCGGCCAGCGCGCGCGGTGACGATCACCGCCAACCTGGCGCCGGGCTACACCATGGGCGAGGCGCTGAAGTGGATGGAGCGACGGCGCGCGCGCATCCTGCCGCCGGGCTATGCGGTGGACTACGACGGCCAGTCGCGCGAGTTCAAGCTCTCGTCGGAGTCGCTGGCGCTGACCTTCGTGCTCGCGCTGGCCTTCATCTACCTGGTGCTGGCGGCGCAGTTCGAGAGCTTCCGCGATCCGCTTCGTCATCATGCTGACGGTGCCGCTGTCGATGACCGGCGCGCTGCTGGCGCTGCTGCTGACCGGCGGCACGCTCAACGTCTATAG